The Staphylococcus carnosus genome has a segment encoding these proteins:
- a CDS encoding UPF0223 family protein yields MEYQYPIDVDWSQDEMLAVINFFNKIEDYYERKVEGSALKNAYSDFKKVVPGKADEKNIFDEFEKGSGYNSYKVVKLVKDNPDEKYFSANE; encoded by the coding sequence ATGGAATATCAATATCCGATCGATGTTGATTGGTCACAAGATGAAATGCTTGCGGTCATTAATTTCTTTAATAAAATTGAAGATTATTATGAAAGAAAAGTAGAAGGATCTGCTTTGAAAAATGCATATAGCGACTTTAAAAAAGTAGTTCCTGGAAAAGCGGATGAAAAGAATATCTTTGATGAATTTGAAAAAGGCAGCGGATATAACAGCTACAAAGTTGTGAAATTAGTTAAAGATAACCCTGATGAAAAATATTTCAGTGCAAATGAATAA
- a CDS encoding ABC transporter permease, whose translation MKWYGKLYLGLLIIGLYIPIIFLMVYSFNSAGNMIHFEGFTLEHYQTLFQDDRLMSILFNTIAVALLAASISTVIGTLGAIALYQLRQKKLRLTFLTLNNVLLVSSDVVIGASFLIMFTAIGHFTGLGLGFWTVLISHIAFCIPIVVIIILPQLYDMNQHMFDAARDLGASEWQILNRVMLPNLMPAVIAGFFMALTYSLDDFTVSFFVTGNGFSVLSVEVYAMARKGISMEINAISTLIFMVIIIGILGYYLVQRFTKRRLTMKRGIMR comes from the coding sequence ATGAAATGGTATGGTAAATTATATCTTGGCTTATTAATTATCGGATTATATATACCAATCATTTTCTTGATGGTATATTCATTTAACTCAGCCGGAAATATGATTCATTTTGAAGGATTTACATTAGAGCACTACCAAACACTTTTCCAAGATGATCGTTTGATGTCGATTCTCTTTAATACGATAGCAGTAGCATTGTTGGCTGCTTCTATCTCAACAGTTATCGGTACACTTGGTGCGATTGCCTTGTATCAATTACGTCAAAAGAAATTACGTTTAACTTTCTTGACGTTGAATAATGTGTTGCTTGTTTCATCTGATGTCGTGATTGGTGCATCATTTTTAATTATGTTTACAGCAATCGGTCATTTTACAGGATTAGGACTTGGCTTTTGGACAGTTTTAATTTCGCATATTGCTTTTTGTATCCCGATTGTAGTGATTATTATCTTGCCGCAACTTTATGATATGAATCAGCATATGTTTGATGCTGCGCGAGATTTAGGTGCGAGTGAGTGGCAGATTTTAAATCGAGTGATGCTGCCTAACTTAATGCCTGCTGTGATTGCTGGATTTTTCATGGCGCTTACTTATTCGTTAGATGACTTTACTGTGAGCTTTTTCGTGACGGGTAATGGTTTTAGTGTCTTGTCAGTAGAAGTGTATGCTATGGCCCGTAAAGGTATCAGTATGGAAATCAATGCAATTTCAACATTGATCTTTATGGTGATTATTATCGGTATTTTAGGTTATTATCTTGTTCAACGATTTACTAAGCGCAGACTAACAATGAAACGAGGTATCATGCGATGA
- a CDS encoding helix-turn-helix domain-containing protein, with protein sequence MNIGQKLRNLRKIKDLTQEELAERTDLSKGYISQIESGQSSPSMESFLHILEVLGTSPELFFKEKPKEKVLYPKAEQAIYDEYDEGYILNWPINRSNDFEMEPLLITLRPNTAYKSFKPSESDTFIYCLEGTLTLTLGEATYIAHEGDALYFKAEEKHQLSNTTELYAKAMIVATASYL encoded by the coding sequence TTGAATATTGGTCAGAAACTGCGTAACTTACGTAAAATAAAAGATTTAACACAAGAGGAATTAGCTGAACGTACAGATTTATCTAAAGGATATATTTCACAGATTGAAAGTGGTCAATCTTCTCCAAGTATGGAAAGCTTTTTACATATATTAGAAGTACTCGGCACTTCTCCAGAATTATTTTTTAAAGAAAAGCCGAAGGAAAAAGTATTATATCCAAAAGCAGAACAAGCTATTTATGATGAATATGATGAAGGTTATATTTTGAATTGGCCTATTAACCGCTCTAATGACTTTGAAATGGAACCACTGTTAATTACACTTCGCCCAAATACTGCGTACAAATCATTCAAACCATCTGAATCAGACACTTTTATTTATTGTTTAGAAGGAACGCTGACTTTAACTTTAGGTGAAGCGACATATATCGCACATGAAGGTGACGCCCTTTACTTTAAAGCAGAGGAAAAGCATCAACTTTCAAATACAACAGAACTTTACGCAAAGGCAATGATTGTTGCGACTGCGTCATATTTATAG
- a CDS encoding ABC transporter substrate-binding protein, with protein sequence MKKFVQLIIGALILGLIFLGLSKWYSSEDNQKTGKKIYVYNWGEYIDPDLIKKFEKESGIKVVYETFDSNEAMEAKIRNGGTHYDVAFPSEYTVQKMKKGHLLLPLNHQKLPNMKNLDPNYLNMDYDRHNRYSVPYFFGTVGIIYNKNAYPKEDFTSWRSLYNPKFKNDIILVDGAREIMGMSLNKLGYSLNDTNPKHLQEAENDLNHLAPQVKGVVGDEVTMMLEQHEANIAVVWSGTAAPIVQEHPEFNYVVPKEGSNLWFDNMVIPKTAQNKEGAYQFINFLLDAQNSKQNTEWVGYATPNKAAAQKLPAEIRNDHRFYPTKDTQNRLEVYKDLGKDILSDYNEHFLNFKMTLQ encoded by the coding sequence ATGAAAAAATTTGTTCAATTAATTATCGGTGCATTGATACTCGGTCTTATATTTCTCGGTCTCAGTAAATGGTATAGTTCAGAGGATAATCAAAAAACAGGTAAAAAGATTTATGTTTATAACTGGGGAGAATATATCGATCCTGATTTGATTAAGAAATTTGAAAAAGAAAGTGGCATCAAAGTCGTTTATGAAACATTTGATTCAAACGAAGCAATGGAAGCAAAAATCCGAAATGGCGGGACGCATTATGATGTGGCATTCCCAAGTGAATACACTGTTCAAAAGATGAAAAAAGGTCATTTGTTATTACCGCTGAATCATCAAAAGCTGCCGAATATGAAGAATTTGGATCCGAACTATTTGAACATGGATTATGATCGACACAATCGTTATTCAGTGCCTTACTTTTTCGGAACGGTAGGTATTATTTATAATAAAAATGCTTATCCAAAAGAAGATTTTACAAGTTGGCGTAGTTTATATAATCCTAAGTTTAAAAATGATATTATATTAGTGGACGGTGCCCGAGAAATTATGGGCATGAGTTTAAATAAATTAGGATATAGTCTTAATGATACGAATCCGAAACATCTGCAAGAAGCGGAAAATGATTTGAACCACCTTGCTCCGCAAGTAAAAGGTGTAGTCGGAGATGAAGTTACCATGATGCTCGAACAACATGAAGCAAATATTGCTGTTGTTTGGAGTGGTACTGCAGCACCGATTGTGCAAGAGCATCCTGAATTCAATTATGTAGTACCGAAAGAAGGTTCTAATTTATGGTTTGATAATATGGTAATCCCTAAAACAGCTCAAAATAAAGAAGGGGCATATCAATTTATCAATTTCTTATTGGATGCGCAAAACAGCAAGCAGAATACAGAATGGGTCGGTTATGCGACACCAAATAAAGCAGCTGCGCAAAAATTACCAGCTGAAATTCGGAATGATCATCGATTTTATCCAACAAAAGATACCCAAAATAGGCTTGAAGTATATAAAGATTTGGGTAAAGATATTCTAAGTGATTATAACGAGCATTTTTTGAATTTTAAAATGACGTTACAATAG
- a CDS encoding Nramp family divalent metal transporter: MSKRQVKYDTDSLDEVNNSVSFNSNSSIKQKFLSFLGPGLLVAVGYMDPGNWITSMQGGAKYGYILLFIILVSSLSAMLLQSMTVRLGIASGYDLAQVTKHYLNKPLGYVFWIIAELAIIATDIAEVIGSAIALDLLFGIPLIVGAIITVLDVFILLFIMKFGFRKIEAIVGALIFTVLAIFIFEVYIASPDVTRILNGFIPSSKIITEHGALYIALGIVGATIMPHNLYLHSSIVQSRTYDRKDEDSKAQAIKYATIDSNIQLSIAFVINCLLLVLGAALFFGGNSESLGGFYDLYHALKTQPLLGASLGGLMSTLFAVALLASGQNSTITGTLAGQIVMEGFINLKIPNWLNRLITRAIAVIPVIVCLIIFHGNEAMMEQLLVFSQVFLSIALPFSLIPLQLATNNSDLMGRFKNKLWINIVSWTLIVILSALNIHLIIQTFQEL, encoded by the coding sequence TTGAGCAAAAGACAGGTCAAATATGATACTGACAGTTTAGATGAAGTAAACAATTCTGTCAGCTTTAATTCCAACAGCAGCATTAAACAAAAATTCTTGTCTTTCTTAGGACCAGGGTTGCTTGTCGCTGTTGGCTATATGGATCCGGGAAACTGGATTACATCCATGCAAGGCGGCGCGAAATACGGATATATCTTGCTATTCATTATCCTTGTTTCCAGTTTGTCTGCAATGCTCTTACAAAGTATGACGGTAAGATTAGGTATTGCTTCCGGTTATGACTTAGCCCAAGTCACGAAACATTACTTAAACAAACCATTAGGTTATGTATTCTGGATTATAGCTGAACTCGCAATTATCGCAACCGATATCGCTGAAGTCATCGGGAGTGCAATTGCACTTGACCTATTATTCGGAATTCCATTAATTGTAGGCGCAATTATTACTGTCTTAGATGTATTTATACTTTTATTCATTATGAAATTCGGCTTTAGAAAAATCGAAGCCATTGTCGGTGCACTCATTTTTACAGTGTTGGCAATCTTCATTTTTGAAGTTTATATCGCCTCTCCTGATGTGACACGTATTTTGAATGGGTTTATACCAAGCAGTAAAATCATTACAGAACACGGCGCTTTATATATCGCATTAGGTATTGTGGGCGCTACAATCATGCCGCATAACTTATATTTACATTCATCCATCGTACAATCACGTACTTATGACAGAAAAGATGAAGACTCAAAAGCACAAGCAATCAAATACGCAACAATTGACTCAAATATTCAATTGAGTATCGCATTTGTTATAAACTGTCTACTGCTTGTACTTGGTGCTGCATTGTTCTTTGGCGGCAATTCTGAAAGCTTAGGCGGATTTTATGATTTATACCATGCATTGAAAACACAACCTCTTTTAGGGGCATCATTAGGCGGCCTGATGAGTACATTGTTTGCTGTTGCATTATTAGCTTCAGGACAAAACTCTACAATTACAGGTACGTTAGCCGGTCAAATAGTAATGGAAGGATTTATCAATTTAAAAATTCCTAACTGGTTGAATCGTTTAATCACACGTGCAATTGCTGTAATCCCTGTCATTGTTTGTTTAATTATTTTCCATGGCAACGAAGCAATGATGGAACAATTACTTGTATTTTCTCAAGTATTTTTAAGTATTGCTTTGCCATTCTCATTAATCCCATTACAACTCGCTACAAACAACTCAGATTTAATGGGACGTTTTAAAAATAAATTATGGATTAACATCGTATCTTGGACTTTAATCGTCATACTTAGCGCTTTGAATATTCACTTGATTATTCAAACGTTCCAAGAGCTTTAA
- a CDS encoding YktB family protein: protein MSKYTFTQKNFKVFEVPGLEGRMSAIESEIQPKLAALGTYFTDFLNTHTPDEFYAHIAKHARRTVNPPKDTWVAFSTNKRGYKMLPHFQIGLYEDQVFVMFGVMHEAKNKNHYIEVFEKHFDEIENLPDDYRICTDHVKMEKPLIKDLSTDELKEALHRAHQLKKGEFFIARTLSPKAPELKTDKAFKSYLEDTFDHLLKFYS, encoded by the coding sequence ATGTCTAAATATACTTTTACTCAAAAAAACTTTAAAGTCTTTGAAGTGCCAGGCTTAGAAGGACGCATGTCAGCCATTGAATCTGAAATTCAACCTAAACTTGCGGCACTTGGCACATACTTTACAGATTTCTTAAATACACACACACCTGACGAATTCTATGCACATATTGCGAAACATGCACGTCGTACAGTCAATCCGCCTAAAGATACTTGGGTCGCTTTTTCTACCAATAAACGCGGTTATAAAATGCTGCCTCATTTTCAAATCGGCTTATATGAAGACCAGGTCTTTGTGATGTTCGGTGTTATGCATGAAGCTAAAAACAAAAACCATTATATTGAGGTTTTTGAAAAACACTTTGACGAAATTGAAAACTTGCCGGATGATTATCGGATTTGTACAGATCACGTTAAGATGGAAAAACCGCTTATCAAAGATCTTTCGACCGATGAATTAAAAGAAGCTTTGCATCGGGCACATCAGTTGAAAAAAGGCGAATTTTTCATTGCACGTACATTATCTCCTAAAGCACCTGAACTTAAAACTGATAAAGCTTTTAAAAGTTATCTAGAAGATACTTTTGATCATTTACTTAAGTTTTACTCATAA
- a CDS encoding inositol monophosphatase family protein has product MAVYDYAKGLVIEAGNNIRKMMQEDIDIETKSNPNDLVTNVDKATEDFIYNNIIDNYPDAQVIGEEGHGMPMSELKPEGIVWVIDPIDGTLNFVHQQENFAISIGIYNDGKPYAGFVYDVMNDKLYHAKVGEGAFVNEHPLKPIAGSELKKSLIGINPNWLTKPQIGVIFKKVVDDARSARAYGSAALEIVNVARGKLAAYMTPRLQPWDFAGGLIILNEVGGVGSDLLGRPLELTQPHSVLVGNAAVHEEILNKHMLSERETLEALHARYKQ; this is encoded by the coding sequence GTGGCAGTATATGATTATGCAAAAGGACTCGTGATTGAAGCGGGTAATAATATTCGAAAAATGATGCAAGAAGACATTGATATTGAAACTAAATCCAATCCTAATGACTTAGTGACAAACGTCGACAAAGCGACAGAGGATTTTATCTATAATAATATCATCGACAATTATCCAGATGCACAGGTGATAGGGGAAGAAGGACACGGCATGCCGATGTCTGAATTAAAACCTGAAGGTATTGTATGGGTGATTGATCCGATTGATGGCACATTAAATTTTGTGCATCAGCAAGAAAATTTTGCAATCTCGATTGGTATATATAATGACGGCAAACCTTATGCAGGATTTGTATATGATGTAATGAATGACAAATTATATCATGCCAAAGTTGGTGAGGGTGCTTTTGTCAATGAACATCCATTGAAACCGATTGCAGGCAGTGAATTGAAGAAAAGTTTAATTGGAATTAATCCAAACTGGTTAACAAAGCCGCAAATAGGTGTTATATTCAAAAAGGTAGTAGATGATGCGAGAAGCGCACGGGCATACGGTTCAGCAGCTTTAGAAATCGTAAATGTTGCGCGAGGCAAACTCGCTGCATATATGACTCCAAGACTGCAACCTTGGGATTTTGCAGGCGGTTTGATTATTTTAAATGAAGTCGGCGGTGTAGGTTCAGATTTATTAGGCAGACCTTTAGAACTGACACAACCGCATTCAGTACTTGTCGGCAATGCAGCAGTGCATGAAGAAATTTTGAATAAGCATATGCTTTCTGAAAGAGAGACACTTGAAGCACTGCACGCAAGATACAAACAATAA
- a CDS encoding ABC transporter permease translates to MSKMNKWLFIPYIIWMIGFIIIPVILLVYFSFIDIHGHFSFANYEQIFSMRYFKMMAYSILYAAIITLVTLIISYPAAYFIRNSVNQNLWILVLIIPTWINLLLKTYAFIGIFSHDGIINQILGWLHLPKAELLFTAPAFVIVASYIYIPFMILPIFNSMKTIPENLFQAASDLGAGKWTTFRKIILPLTKEGVLSGIQVTFIPALSLFMITRLIAGNKVMNIGTSIEEQFLTIQNYGMGSTIAIALIVFMAVVLIITKSGNEGGRRS, encoded by the coding sequence ATGAGCAAGATGAATAAGTGGTTGTTTATTCCTTATATCATTTGGATGATCGGGTTCATTATTATTCCAGTAATTTTGCTTGTTTACTTTTCTTTTATCGACATACACGGACATTTTAGTTTTGCGAATTATGAACAGATATTTTCGATGCGCTATTTTAAAATGATGGCTTACTCAATTTTATATGCAGCTATTATTACACTTGTTACTTTAATCATCAGTTATCCAGCAGCGTATTTTATTCGCAATTCTGTAAATCAAAACTTATGGATTTTGGTTCTCATTATACCGACATGGATTAATTTACTTCTCAAGACGTATGCATTTATCGGGATTTTCAGTCATGATGGTATTATCAATCAAATTCTAGGTTGGTTGCATCTTCCGAAAGCGGAATTGCTGTTTACGGCACCTGCTTTTGTTATTGTAGCAAGTTATATTTATATTCCATTCATGATTTTGCCTATCTTCAACAGTATGAAAACAATTCCGGAAAATTTATTTCAAGCTGCGAGTGATCTTGGAGCGGGGAAATGGACGACTTTCAGAAAAATTATTTTGCCGCTAACTAAAGAAGGCGTGTTATCAGGAATTCAAGTCACTTTTATTCCTGCTTTGTCACTCTTCATGATTACGAGATTAATCGCTGGAAACAAAGTGATGAATATCGGGACATCCATAGAAGAACAATTTTTAACCATTCAAAACTATGGCATGGGCTCTACCATTGCGATTGCTTTGATTGTCTTTATGGCAGTAGTTCTGATTATTACAAAGTCCGGTAATGAAGGAGGCAGACGTTCATGA
- a CDS encoding ABC transporter ATP-binding protein, with protein MTPLLSLKSVSKQFDGQQVLNDIDLEFESGHFYTLLGPSGCGKTTILKLIAGFEQADSGSIIYQGKTINKIPANKRTVNTVFQDYALFPHLNVYDNIAFGLKLKKKKDAEIKEKVKEALKLVKLEGYEYRNIDEMSGGQKQRVAIARAIVNEPEVLLLDESLSALDLKLRTEMQYELRALQSRLGITFIFVTHDQEEALALSDYIVVLKDGKIQQFGTPLDIYDEPVNRFVADFIGESNIIEGTMVEDYLVNIYDKNIECVDMGIPSGQKIEVVIRPEDITITQQGQGLFQAKVEAMLFRGVHYEITCIDQEGYEWMIQTTKKAEVGSTVGLYFEPEAIHIMVPGETEEEFDKRIESYEETDNEQDE; from the coding sequence ATGACACCATTATTATCATTAAAATCAGTCAGCAAACAATTTGATGGTCAGCAAGTTTTAAATGATATTGATTTAGAGTTTGAATCTGGCCATTTTTATACGCTTTTAGGTCCATCAGGTTGCGGAAAAACAACTATTTTAAAATTAATTGCAGGATTTGAACAAGCTGATTCTGGATCAATTATTTATCAAGGGAAGACAATTAATAAAATACCAGCAAATAAACGTACAGTGAATACTGTTTTCCAAGACTATGCACTGTTTCCGCATTTAAATGTGTATGACAATATTGCATTTGGTTTAAAACTAAAGAAAAAGAAAGATGCTGAAATTAAAGAAAAAGTAAAAGAAGCGTTGAAGCTGGTTAAATTAGAAGGATATGAATACCGTAATATTGATGAAATGAGCGGGGGACAAAAACAACGTGTAGCGATTGCCCGTGCTATTGTGAATGAACCTGAAGTTTTATTATTAGATGAATCTCTTTCAGCACTTGATTTGAAATTGCGTACTGAAATGCAGTATGAGCTGCGTGCATTACAATCACGACTCGGCATAACATTTATTTTTGTCACACATGACCAAGAAGAAGCGCTAGCTTTAAGTGATTATATTGTTGTATTAAAAGATGGTAAAATTCAGCAATTTGGAACACCGTTAGATATTTATGATGAACCAGTGAACCGTTTCGTAGCCGATTTTATTGGAGAGTCTAATATTATTGAAGGCACAATGGTCGAAGATTATCTAGTGAATATCTATGACAAAAATATTGAATGTGTAGATATGGGGATACCATCAGGCCAAAAAATTGAAGTAGTTATTCGTCCGGAAGATATAACAATTACACAGCAAGGTCAAGGATTGTTTCAGGCTAAAGTGGAGGCAATGCTTTTCAGAGGTGTGCATTATGAAATCACTTGTATTGACCAAGAAGGATATGAATGGATGATTCAAACGACTAAAAAAGCAGAAGTCGGCAGTACAGTAGGTCTTTATTTTGAACCTGAAGCGATTCACATTATGGTACCAGGTGAAACAGAAGAAGAATTTGATAAACGTATAGAAAGTTATGAGGAAACAGACAATGAGCAAGATGAATAA
- the auxB gene encoding lipoteichoic acid stability factor AuxB, which yields MSGEPQYTQIKRPVSRVAEKVLGWLNWIGLLLLTVATMFIALVSFSNDTSIQKLEQTLTNNEFAQQILTNNGLNTTQFVIWLQNGIWAVIVYLIVCLLISFLALISMNIRVLSGILFLIASIITLPLVLLLATVIIPVLFFIVAIMMFARKDRVETVPYYPGGYGPYDRDYDYGRDDYYNHGEHDRGSRRHEDFVDDETGRRPRHEPAYEKRDRELAEEEDDTRVYQPRRDGEGAAYTASEFKDEPESEHADAQASDNLEEEPQFLSRQAKYKQKSPDEVKEQQEMDRYEREQARIDEIEGNNEPEEIQNRVNEPRKGETPEEKAARKREKKERKKRAKELRKQRPSAINQRRMNFEERRSFSQSKPEDTEQPSNDKTPQESVEEKTDENKEEK from the coding sequence ATGTCTGGAGAACCACAATACACACAAATCAAACGGCCAGTGAGCAGAGTGGCTGAAAAAGTACTGGGGTGGCTGAACTGGATAGGTTTATTGCTGCTTACAGTAGCAACGATGTTTATTGCACTTGTTTCATTCAGCAATGACACATCCATTCAAAAATTAGAACAAACATTAACCAATAATGAATTTGCACAACAAATTTTGACAAATAATGGACTCAATACAACACAATTTGTTATCTGGCTTCAAAATGGAATTTGGGCAGTTATTGTATATTTAATTGTATGCTTATTAATATCATTCTTAGCACTTATTTCTATGAATATCAGAGTGCTGTCAGGAATTTTATTCTTAATCGCATCAATCATTACATTACCGCTTGTTTTATTACTTGCAACAGTAATAATTCCAGTGCTCTTCTTTATCGTAGCAATCATGATGTTTGCACGTAAGGATCGTGTAGAAACGGTGCCGTATTATCCTGGCGGTTACGGTCCTTATGATCGTGATTATGATTATGGACGAGACGATTATTATAATCACGGTGAACACGATAGAGGAAGCAGACGCCATGAAGACTTTGTTGATGATGAAACCGGCAGACGTCCACGTCACGAACCTGCTTATGAAAAACGTGACAGAGAACTTGCTGAAGAGGAAGATGATACGCGCGTTTATCAACCTAGAAGAGATGGTGAAGGAGCTGCTTATACAGCTTCTGAGTTTAAGGATGAACCAGAAAGTGAACATGCAGATGCACAAGCATCTGATAACCTTGAAGAAGAGCCGCAATTTCTTTCACGCCAAGCTAAATACAAACAAAAATCACCAGATGAAGTCAAAGAACAGCAAGAAATGGATCGATATGAACGTGAACAAGCGCGTATTGATGAAATTGAAGGGAACAATGAGCCGGAAGAAATTCAAAACCGTGTGAATGAACCACGTAAAGGTGAAACACCTGAAGAAAAGGCTGCACGCAAACGTGAAAAGAAAGAACGTAAAAAGCGTGCGAAAGAATTACGAAAACAACGTCCAAGTGCTATAAACCAACGTCGTATGAATTTTGAAGAGCGTCGTTCATTCAGTCAAAGTAAACCTGAGGATACAGAACAACCATCAAATGATAAAACACCTCAAGAAAGCGTTGAAGAAAAAACGGATGAAAATAAGGAAGAAAAATAA
- a CDS encoding DUF4064 domain-containing protein, protein MNRKLERVIGWIGVGLTLLYTLLFLIGLTLGKGTLSKILLKQGDTSMSSSYLQESMIFEAVALIVVALIAAVGIVLSKKNRIIGGILLVIAAIVGIFLSNFIATILFFIAGIMLFVRRSQKKHIENQEYDREHGYFDATTSKYDDLDEAQKKGKVDPNLEDPEHFSEAEHAEHNRKERERRESGILGGKKHDESHQKDDNQEPKEKRIYTEAHGYDKNGTEFSEEREETFYEDKKDDISNNDLTSQRRRNDDEKPSRHDLDDDNKN, encoded by the coding sequence ATGAATAGAAAATTAGAGAGAGTGATAGGTTGGATTGGTGTAGGATTAACACTACTTTACACATTGTTATTCCTAATCGGTTTAACATTAGGTAAAGGTACTTTATCTAAAATATTATTAAAACAAGGCGATACAAGTATGTCTAGTTCATACTTACAAGAATCAATGATTTTTGAAGCAGTAGCATTGATTGTTGTAGCACTTATTGCGGCAGTAGGTATTGTACTAAGTAAAAAGAACCGCATTATAGGTGGTATTTTACTTGTTATTGCAGCAATCGTCGGCATATTCTTATCAAACTTTATTGCTACAATTCTATTCTTCATTGCAGGTATTATGTTATTTGTTAGAAGAAGCCAGAAAAAGCATATTGAAAACCAAGAATATGATAGAGAACATGGTTATTTCGATGCGACGACAAGTAAGTATGATGATTTAGATGAAGCACAGAAAAAAGGTAAAGTAGATCCTAACTTAGAAGACCCTGAACATTTTTCTGAAGCAGAACATGCAGAACACAATCGTAAAGAAAGAGAAAGACGTGAAAGTGGTATTTTAGGCGGCAAAAAACATGATGAAAGTCATCAAAAAGATGACAATCAAGAGCCTAAAGAAAAACGTATTTATACAGAGGCTCATGGATATGATAAAAATGGAACTGAATTCTCTGAAGAAAGAGAAGAAACTTTCTATGAAGATAAAAAAGATGACATCAGCAACAATGATTTAACTAGTCAACGCAGACGTAATGATGATGAAAAACCAAGCCGTCATGATTTAGACGATGACAATAAAAATTAG